The following are encoded together in the Geobacter sulfurreducens PCA genome:
- the ftsE gene encoding cell division ATP-binding protein FtsE gives MIQFHNVSMSYQRDMAALNDVTLKVPKGDFVFVTGPSGAGKSTLLKLVYAALSPSKGQVIVDGQNVTRMTRSQIPLLRRSVGVVFQDFKLLPNRTVLENVAITLEVLGWGKRDIGKKVHHILRLMGMEHKINATPLRLSGGEQQRVALARALVNDPKILLADEPTGNLDDENKEQILAIFREANIRGTTVMVATHDRRVIENSHKRVIILDKGRLVEDNDVPKQEL, from the coding sequence ATGATCCAGTTCCACAATGTATCCATGTCATACCAGCGCGACATGGCTGCCCTTAACGACGTAACTCTCAAGGTCCCCAAAGGGGACTTTGTTTTTGTTACCGGCCCGTCAGGGGCGGGGAAGTCGACCCTCCTGAAACTTGTCTACGCAGCCCTCAGCCCGAGCAAGGGCCAGGTGATCGTCGACGGCCAGAACGTCACGCGAATGACTCGTTCGCAGATCCCCTTACTGAGGCGCTCCGTCGGGGTGGTTTTCCAGGATTTCAAGCTGCTTCCGAACCGAACGGTGCTCGAAAACGTGGCAATTACCCTTGAGGTTCTCGGTTGGGGGAAACGGGATATCGGCAAGAAAGTTCACCATATTCTCAGGCTCATGGGGATGGAGCACAAGATTAACGCTACCCCCCTCAGGCTGTCGGGCGGCGAACAGCAACGGGTTGCCCTTGCCCGGGCTTTGGTGAACGATCCGAAAATTCTGCTGGCCGACGAGCCGACGGGAAACCTCGATGATGAGAACAAGGAGCAGATCTTGGCCATTTTCCGGGAAGCCAACATCCGCGGTACGACCGTCATGGTTGCGACTCACGACCGGCGAGTGATCGAAAACAGCCACAAGCGGGTGATCATCCTGGATAAGGGGCGCCTGGTGGAGGATAACGATGTCCCGAAACAAGAACTCTAA
- a CDS encoding type IV pilin protein yields MLKRFRNRKGFTLIELMIVVTIIGILAAIAVPNYRWGLIRAREAVLQENLYTMRSAIDQYYADQGKYPDTLDELAEKRYVKSIPNDPFTGKNDTWVTVKPIEPTGEIHTTEEIKGNVADVHSGSDLVSSKGTPYKDW; encoded by the coding sequence ATGCTGAAACGTTTTCGTAACCGCAAGGGGTTTACCCTCATTGAGCTGATGATCGTCGTGACCATCATCGGCATTCTCGCGGCAATTGCCGTCCCCAACTACAGGTGGGGGCTCATCAGGGCTCGTGAGGCTGTCCTGCAGGAAAACCTCTACACCATGCGCAGTGCCATAGATCAGTACTATGCGGATCAGGGGAAATATCCCGACACCCTTGACGAGTTGGCGGAAAAACGGTATGTCAAATCAATCCCCAATGACCCGTTTACCGGTAAGAATGACACATGGGTTACCGTAAAGCCTATTGAGCCCACCGGCGAAATTCATACTACCGAGGAGATCAAGGGTAATGTGGCGGATGTGCACAGCGGCTCAGACCTTGTCAGTTCAAAAGGTACTCCGTACAAGGACTGGTGA
- a CDS encoding type II secretion system protein, with protein sequence MRIDRRFRGDSRGLSLIELVFTVAILGILAMAVVPFTQMAAKRSKEIELRRNLRVIRTAIDDYKKDYDKAIKDKKIMDVANRSGYPESFEKLIEGEDFGGLYAYKKKYLRRIPVDPFHPPEVGEPPKWGMRSSVDDPESDLWGGEDLYDVYSLSDGIAIDGSKYKDW encoded by the coding sequence TTGCGCATCGACAGACGGTTCCGGGGTGACAGCCGGGGGCTGAGTCTCATTGAACTCGTTTTTACCGTGGCAATCCTCGGGATTCTGGCCATGGCCGTTGTCCCGTTTACCCAAATGGCGGCCAAACGGAGCAAAGAGATTGAACTGAGACGTAATTTGAGGGTAATACGCACTGCCATCGACGACTACAAGAAGGATTACGACAAGGCGATCAAAGACAAGAAAATCATGGATGTTGCCAACAGGTCCGGTTATCCCGAATCATTCGAAAAACTGATCGAGGGAGAGGATTTCGGCGGCCTCTATGCCTACAAGAAAAAGTACCTTCGTCGGATTCCCGTTGACCCGTTTCATCCTCCCGAAGTGGGTGAGCCGCCCAAGTGGGGAATGCGTTCTTCTGTGGACGATCCCGAGAGCGATCTCTGGGGTGGTGAAGACCTCTACGACGTGTATTCCTTGAGTGACGGGATTGCCATTGACGGAAGCAAATACAAGGACTGGTAG
- a CDS encoding tetratricopeptide repeat protein yields the protein MRTIANMAIAAVVLTFLAGCTAGLTAFNKAEKLEEEGKLDEAVMKFAEAASTNPQQTEYRMRLLKASEKAAFEHLKNGDTAYEQQLLDEALREYQSAVSLNPALARAKQRSDELIRVRNSLTYYREGLEFEKSNKPREALQAYRKALDLNPGNKEIKEALEKLLQTRRTKLEGFELNLKSTKPITLKFKEAKLKDVFYILSQLSGINFIFDEGVKEQNVTVFLENATFNQALDLLTSMNKLGRKVLNESTILIFPKTPEKAKQYEDLMVKTFYLNSLDAKKAVNLLRTMLQVKKIYVNEELNALVIRDNPELIDVAGKILEANDVPDAEVLLEVEVIQVSKNNSELFGLGLSRYAVSLNARTPGSGGDFFSDTFDPKVTTTSNDTTTVTTTQVKNLLNLFNWNGYQGFLTVPSATYNFSKQLSNAEVLSNPKIRVKNREKSKFTVGTRVPITTTSSTGSVGGVTVNVQYVDVGVKLNAEPVIQLNNEVTIKLGVEVSSIIGEKTVGSGDAISSVVTIGTRNVDTVLNLKDGETSIIGGLIEDTKSKSKQKIWLLGDIPLIGSLLSSHNDRYDKSELVLAITPRIVRAVSVPEADVAAFWSGKEDDPTAVKPFSSFELEPDFAAQPAGAPAKGAPAVPSAKPGSAAPAGQPATAADAPAAVVQPAATPAAASAAGVQASVAPVQPAMRGSLNIAAPAGVDLGGQFKVEVKVTDVKGLAKAPFTLLYDPIFIEYVGAAEGNFLNRDGKPTIFNALADKAAGRVVITMDRSAAGEGVDGSGTLLSATFKAKNKGPASLGLQNVKFVDQANRPLDIIPYNTVVEVK from the coding sequence ATGAGAACCATAGCGAACATGGCCATTGCCGCGGTAGTACTGACTTTTCTCGCCGGGTGCACTGCCGGCCTGACCGCGTTCAACAAGGCTGAAAAGCTTGAAGAGGAAGGTAAGCTTGACGAGGCGGTCATGAAGTTTGCCGAGGCTGCTTCAACCAATCCTCAACAGACCGAGTACCGCATGAGACTCCTCAAGGCGAGCGAAAAAGCCGCGTTCGAGCACCTCAAAAATGGGGATACGGCCTATGAGCAGCAGCTGCTAGACGAAGCTCTGCGGGAATATCAGTCGGCAGTTTCGCTCAACCCTGCTCTGGCGCGGGCAAAGCAGCGCAGCGACGAGTTGATCCGGGTGCGTAATTCACTGACCTACTATCGCGAAGGACTCGAGTTTGAAAAATCGAACAAGCCTCGCGAAGCCCTTCAGGCCTATCGCAAGGCTCTGGATCTCAATCCCGGGAACAAGGAAATAAAAGAAGCCCTTGAAAAGCTGCTCCAGACCAGACGCACCAAGCTGGAAGGCTTTGAACTCAATCTCAAATCGACCAAGCCGATAACCCTTAAGTTCAAGGAAGCTAAGCTCAAGGACGTTTTCTATATTCTGTCCCAACTTTCAGGGATTAATTTCATCTTTGACGAGGGCGTTAAGGAACAAAACGTCACCGTTTTCCTTGAAAATGCAACTTTCAATCAAGCTCTCGATCTACTTACGAGCATGAACAAGCTGGGACGCAAAGTCCTCAATGAGAGCACTATTCTCATTTTCCCCAAGACACCGGAAAAGGCCAAACAGTATGAAGATCTGATGGTGAAGACGTTCTATCTGAACAGCCTTGATGCCAAGAAGGCCGTCAACCTTTTGCGGACGATGCTTCAGGTCAAGAAGATCTACGTGAACGAGGAACTGAATGCCCTCGTCATCAGGGATAACCCGGAACTGATCGATGTGGCGGGGAAGATTCTCGAAGCCAACGATGTGCCCGATGCCGAAGTGTTGCTGGAAGTTGAGGTTATTCAGGTTTCGAAAAACAATTCAGAGTTGTTCGGCCTGGGACTGAGCCGGTATGCCGTATCCCTCAACGCCCGCACTCCCGGGTCGGGTGGCGATTTCTTTTCTGATACCTTTGATCCGAAGGTAACCACAACGTCGAACGATACGACCACGGTGACCACTACCCAGGTGAAGAACCTCCTCAATCTCTTCAACTGGAATGGTTACCAGGGGTTCCTGACCGTTCCCAGCGCCACGTACAATTTCAGCAAACAGTTGTCCAACGCTGAGGTCCTGTCGAATCCGAAGATTCGCGTCAAAAACCGGGAAAAGTCCAAGTTTACCGTGGGCACGAGGGTGCCTATCACCACTACGTCCAGTACCGGTTCCGTCGGCGGGGTTACCGTGAACGTCCAGTACGTGGACGTCGGGGTCAAACTCAATGCGGAGCCGGTGATTCAGTTGAACAACGAGGTCACCATAAAGCTTGGGGTCGAGGTCAGTTCCATTATCGGCGAGAAGACAGTCGGCAGCGGCGATGCCATTAGTTCGGTCGTGACCATCGGCACCCGCAACGTGGATACGGTTCTCAACTTGAAAGACGGGGAAACCAGCATCATCGGCGGTCTCATCGAGGACACAAAAAGCAAGAGCAAGCAGAAGATCTGGCTCCTGGGCGATATTCCCCTCATTGGCAGCCTGCTGTCCAGCCACAATGACAGGTATGATAAGAGTGAGCTGGTGCTTGCCATTACGCCGCGCATTGTCCGGGCAGTATCCGTCCCCGAGGCTGATGTAGCGGCCTTCTGGTCGGGCAAGGAAGATGACCCGACAGCCGTTAAGCCGTTTTCTTCCTTTGAACTGGAACCCGACTTCGCAGCCCAACCGGCCGGCGCGCCGGCCAAAGGCGCGCCCGCAGTGCCTTCGGCCAAGCCCGGCAGCGCGGCTCCTGCCGGGCAGCCGGCGACAGCGGCCGACGCACCGGCCGCTGTGGTGCAACCGGCTGCGACACCGGCTGCCGCATCAGCAGCAGGAGTTCAAGCTAGCGTGGCACCTGTTCAGCCCGCCATGCGCGGAAGCCTCAATATCGCCGCACCGGCCGGCGTTGATCTTGGCGGTCAGTTCAAGGTTGAAGTCAAGGTGACTGACGTCAAAGGGCTTGCCAAGGCACCGTTCACTCTGCTCTATGACCCCATTTTCATCGAGTATGTCGGGGCGGCGGAAGGGAACTTTCTAAATCGGGATGGCAAGCCGACGATCTTCAACGCACTGGCGGACAAAGCGGCTGGGCGAGTAGTCATCACGATGGATCGCAGTGCTGCCGGTGAGGGGGTCGACGGCTCGGGAACGCTCCTAAGTGCCACCTTCAAGGCAAAAAACAAGGGACCGGCCAGCCTCGGCCTCCAGAATGTAAAGTTCGTTGACCAAGCGAACAGGCCTCTGGATATAATTCCTTACAACACGGTGGTTGAAGTCAAGTAG
- a CDS encoding type II secretion system protein PulP, with protein MNRQRLILAILLVVLGLSLIYSYVRSPRQQTVTSLPSTTSTKAPSRDRKAAPAKPVTDETRVRLDLLECSKGRFAGFRRNIFRPIFHDETKVPPAPPVLPRPIPPPLPPRPVLPSPPPSVVPPQPPPVVRDMARFTFLGFLKKENRKTIFLAKDKEIILVRQGDKIAGIYEAVNITDEALSIRSTTDGSEIVIPLVENRPLSGQIR; from the coding sequence ATGAACCGTCAACGGCTCATACTGGCAATTCTCCTGGTCGTACTGGGTCTGTCCCTGATTTACAGCTACGTCAGGTCGCCCCGCCAGCAAACCGTTACCTCATTGCCTTCGACGACCAGTACCAAGGCTCCATCCCGCGACAGGAAAGCGGCTCCCGCCAAGCCTGTGACCGATGAGACGCGCGTGAGGCTTGATCTCCTAGAGTGTAGCAAGGGGCGTTTTGCCGGTTTCCGAAGAAATATCTTCCGACCCATTTTCCACGACGAAACTAAAGTGCCTCCCGCACCGCCAGTTCTGCCGAGGCCCATACCGCCGCCATTGCCGCCCCGGCCGGTTCTGCCGTCACCGCCTCCGTCCGTGGTGCCTCCCCAGCCGCCACCGGTAGTTCGTGACATGGCCCGTTTTACCTTCCTGGGTTTTCTCAAAAAGGAGAACCGGAAAACTATTTTTCTGGCCAAGGACAAAGAGATTATTCTCGTACGCCAGGGCGACAAGATCGCCGGGATTTACGAGGCTGTCAACATAACGGATGAAGCCTTGTCGATTCGTTCGACCACCGACGGCAGTGAGATCGTCATCCCGCTTGTTGAAAATCGCCCGCTGAGCGGGCAGATCCGCTGA
- the pilO gene encoding type 4a pilus biogenesis protein PilO, protein MTKQQLIQLITSRKRTVVVLLALATVNIILAVFKGVYQEPRIAELRDEWTSKRSLNTGARRDVSSIYRQGTEDLKVYRERLTPKRGFTALMMEVFETAADNGLTVKGVTYKPKQVPDQKLVVYDVVLSLGGTYAGIKSFLSDLQCHRSMLVVESLSLNSGSAVEEAVALKVQLTAYLRTEE, encoded by the coding sequence ATGACGAAGCAGCAACTCATACAACTTATTACGTCCAGGAAGCGGACTGTGGTCGTCCTTCTTGCCTTGGCAACGGTGAATATCATCCTGGCGGTGTTCAAAGGCGTGTATCAAGAGCCGCGCATTGCCGAGCTGAGGGATGAGTGGACATCCAAGAGGTCGCTCAATACGGGTGCCAGGCGTGATGTATCCTCCATCTACCGGCAAGGGACAGAAGATCTGAAGGTGTACCGCGAGCGCCTTACCCCCAAACGGGGGTTCACCGCCCTCATGATGGAAGTTTTTGAAACCGCTGCTGACAACGGGCTCACGGTCAAGGGCGTCACATACAAGCCGAAGCAGGTGCCGGATCAAAAACTCGTGGTATATGATGTGGTCCTCTCTCTTGGAGGTACCTACGCCGGTATCAAGAGCTTCCTCTCTGATCTCCAGTGTCACAGGTCAATGCTTGTGGTTGAATCTCTTTCCCTCAACAGCGGCAGTGCCGTGGAGGAGGCGGTTGCACTGAAAGTTCAGCTTACTGCCTACCTCCGGACGGAGGAGTGA
- a CDS encoding PilN domain-containing protein translates to MDIRINLATRYFYNTRKVNTAIAAVILGLLLLLAYNIASLVANVSTERALKKDMGILQARFDESAKGITEKQYRDLLKKIAEVNAVIGKKAFDWLLLLNRLEEVVPEGVALGAIDPSLKDGTLKLSGAARSFGALRSLMENLESSTHFTDVLLLNQGQLSVGEKQKGISFTVTCKVDFT, encoded by the coding sequence TTGCCACCCGCTATTTCTATAACACAAGGAAGGTGAACACGGCGATTGCCGCAGTGATCCTGGGGCTTCTTCTTCTACTGGCGTACAACATCGCATCGCTTGTGGCGAATGTTTCCACGGAGCGGGCGCTCAAGAAGGACATGGGGATTTTGCAGGCCCGTTTTGATGAGTCTGCCAAAGGAATTACCGAAAAGCAGTATCGGGATCTGCTCAAGAAGATTGCCGAAGTCAACGCCGTAATCGGCAAAAAGGCCTTTGACTGGTTGCTTCTTCTGAACCGCCTTGAAGAAGTAGTGCCCGAGGGGGTTGCACTCGGGGCCATAGATCCCAGCCTGAAGGACGGAACCCTTAAACTTTCCGGTGCTGCCCGCTCGTTCGGCGCACTCAGGTCGCTGATGGAGAACCTGGAGTCATCAACCCACTTTACCGATGTTCTCCTGTTGAATCAGGGACAGCTCAGTGTCGGAGAAAAGCAGAAGGGTATTTCCTTTACCGTCACCTGCAAGGTCGACTTTACATGA